Sequence from the Ictalurus furcatus strain D&B chromosome 29, Billie_1.0, whole genome shotgun sequence genome:
ttcatcaaaagtacaaaacATCGAATTTGAATATTCAAACGCGTGTATAGAACATATTTAAAAGTTTCTTAGTGAATATAAATtgatattatgatttttttaatcatctatACACAATCTAGCTATGCTATAGTAGTGTGTGCTTTACCTTGATAAGAACTATaaggaaatattttaaattggaGAAAGACGATTGATCATTTCCAGGTACGGTAGTGAATACATGTTTGTAGGCATACTTAAGGAagacctttttttgtgtgtgtgtgtgtattgtttttgtgaaactttcacacacacacgcatcaaTGCACACATGATAAACAGGATAAATAAGCAGGTGCCTACATTTCACTCATGAGCGATTTCGAGTATGCACACTTTGGTTGTTTCATAATATCTTTCCTCTGAACACACACGTATGTATACAGACATTATTTTGCACACCGTTCGCATTTTTTTTGCAGACGTTGTGAGCTGTCTGCGATGTGCAGAGACACACTATAGAGTTAGATATCAGCAAACTAGGGCAACCTTGCTTAAAAATAGACAATATTGACAAAGATCACATGGTTACTGGAATGTCAGTGAAGTTAAAAGAAGTCACATTCGAACACATCTGGCACAGCTTCTGATCCATAACAGAGAATCTCATCTATCACATCTGAagtgtatgtattatatattaagcACAGGATGGTCCAGTGTGGACTGAACCAAATGAGCTCTTAGCACATCCTACACGTGAATTGAGTTATTGTATTTGAAATATATCATGttctataatttatttaaattgtttacatttttttttttttttttttttttaaaaaacaacacatttttccGGTCAATACATGACACAATCGCTACGAGAAATTGTCATATGTATTCGAAATTACACCTAAAAGTTGCagcttttattgcattttccaacatctggaaagaaaaaaggcaAATATACAACAGTTTTTTGTGTCACTGTTTATTTGTTGCACCTTGATAGTCATCACAATGTATACATGAGATTTCTGATCAATCTAaagatgttatatatatatatatatatatatatatatatatatatatatatatatatatatatatatatatatatatatatatatatatatatataagaaaaatgCTAGGACTACTAACCGCATGATAAGTTTGACTAATAAGTTAGCATGGTTGTTTCGCTAATAGCGGTGTATTAGAATATAACGAAGAATAAACGGGACTGAACGATGCAAACACTTTTGTTTAGGATATTgtgataattaaatgtgacaaaAGAAGGGTGAGGGCAGTGAGAAACATGTTAATACCCCCGTAATCACTCCGTTTTAGCACTGCGATCGCAATGACTGAAATGAGTCCTATGAGAGCAAAAATACTGACCATTTTTGCATCTGTTATTTAGGCGATTCCAAATaaaagtgtgaaaaataaagTACAGTTTACAACAAATCTCGCAAATATACAAAAGCTCGCATCAGTACTTAGCTTAACATCAATTCATCCGAAAAACGCAAACCCTCACGCCTGGTGATCTTGATATAATTAACCGTTTTGTCCAGCATAAAACACTCAAACGTGTTTCTATGCTCTGCAAATAAACTACACATTACTAGTGTCTGCACAAGTGTCTGGTAGAAGTCTGAAAAACCTTTATAGCCTTTAAATTTTGTATATAAAAGccatattatataatgtataatgttaggttgtatgtttttgtggtaaaaaaaaaattctattccTTCTAAGAGACAAAATTTGTTCTTTGATGGtgaagagattaaaaaaaaaaacaacataggaTACAATGTTTAGGAAGAACAGTATATTAAACATTAGAACAAAATACAATAGAATTCTATAGTCAACTCCATACTGGATGATTGGATTTCTACTGTGAAATCATATCAAATAAATACTATTCTCTATGCATTAAAAGCCTCGTCGAAAGACATTTGGTGAAAGGTTTTCCAGTAGGTCTGAGCGCcaggtagagacagagagatttgCTACAGACTGACGTTGAAGCGTTTTTGGCGCAATCGATTTAACTACTTTTATAGAGTTGTATCCCCTAAAATGTCTTGAATGGGGTTGAGCTCTAAGACAGgttcttttaaaatattcagGGACCTCTTtaactgtggaaaaaaaataaaccgtGATCATATTATTCCTGAAACTTccacaaataaaacacattttatttttattatttttttcacttttaaaatgttattgttaGATTAAATAGTCCTACTTGATTTTGTGATCTGTAGATTTGGATTAAACTCATTCAACTCGTGACAAGTCAAACAAGCTggtaactatatatatatatatatatatatatatatatatatatatatatatatatatatataaacaaacatcacaataaatgcaataaatttGATAATGATGTGATTTGCACCACtgtaacatatttttttaaatcatagacTCCCTGCCCGTGCTTCACGGCCCCCTGGAGGACCCTGGAGCCCACTCTGAGAACCTTGGATCCCTTATTAATCTACTACTGTAAAATCATACAGAATCAATACGATGGTGTACCAATAAAATGGACGGCCTGAGTTTGAGTAACTCTTAGTTGAAGCAGATTTTAGTTGGTCCTCAAGAGATGTGGCATGGATTCAGATCAAAGAGTCTCCGTCGTGTTCGCTTGCGCGCCTGGTTGACAGCCGTGCGTACAGCACACTCGAACACTTGCTGAATGCCACGATTAATGAGTGCAGAGCATTCTAGGTACCCCTTAGCTCGAATTTCATGAGCCACCTTCTTGCCTTCTGATGCTGTGGTGCAGCGGTCACGATATGGTCCCATTTCCCTGTGGTCTGTCTGAGTGCCCACAACCAGGACAGGCACACGAGGCAGATATTCTCGCACCTCTGCTATCCACTTCTGTTGGATACTGGCCAGCGTGGAGGGGTTTGCCACTGAGTAGCACAGCAGGACTACATCAGCTTGCTGGTAGGACATAGGGCGGATCTGGCGGAACGTGTCGTTCCCGGCCGTGTCCCATAAACCCAAGCTAATCTGGACGCCATCCATGAAGACATCCACACCAGTGTTTTCGTAGACGGTGGGCCTGTAGCTGTCAGGGAATGTCTCAGAGGTGAAGCGCACCAGCAGTGCCGTTTTGCCCACAGCACAGTCGCCGACGAGTACGCACTTCACAGATGTCCCAGTCATCCCATTCATCATGCTGCTGCTGTGAGAAGTTGTGCTTCTTTTTTCTAATAGGAGTCCGGGTTAGAAGTCCTCAAGGGAGAAGAAGTGATGCAAAAGTTTTCATTGTGGGGTGAGAATTGTGCCACACAATGAATATCAACGGTATCTTAATTCACGATTAGTAGTTCATACACAGATCAAGAAGTTTACTTTTCTTTTGTCTCAGTGCAACTTTCAAAGCGGGCCATCGTGGTGTCCGGTGCGGATGTTTCAGTCACAGGATGAAACTCATAGGATCATGTGGTCTTTATCAGAAAAAGCACAAGCAGTGGAGAAGTGCTCTCGTGGCACAGTGTAGGTCTCTCGTAGCTACGCTTTTCATTAGCCTGCGTCCAGCTAAATGGTCGTCTTTTCTAGATTAAAGGGGAAAAAGCGTGACTAAATTATTGCAAATTCCAAAGATAAAATACCTTTCAAAAATATCTATCAAAAACCGACTAAGGAAAAAGTCCTACAAACGTTCAGGGTCACCCATTTACGTAGGTAATCGATTCTAACACCAACAAACTGattaaatgtgtatttattactGTGTGGTGACTCAATCAATCATGATTTTTCTCAAAACGTCATATAGATCTAATGCGTTCTACAGATATTTAAAACTATATAGTGAAATTGTCCTCTCTAATAATATATGTAATGTTATATATGCAAGCATATATGTGTGAATATAAGAAAATAAGATGCCTGTAAATATATGATAAGGCTAAACAGTAGATAAAATGAGCAATTCTAGAAATTGGACAGTTTCAAGCCCCGCTTTTCCCAATATTAGATACATCAAAAATTAATTTCGGGGCTGGGTTGTTCTTGGTGGCACCAGATTAGCGCAGTGTATTGaaattaaaacttaaaactacctttccaaaatatatttaagatgcATATTTAAGTCATATGCATTATTACATGTAGTAATGAATGAACTGTATGAGATTAAAAATCAGCCAATTAAACTAACGAAGTCAGTGTTTCATAAGCACGGCTGCTATAAtggcagaaatacacacacaggtagAAGTGTGGTTATATTCCTCTACTCTAAGATCTTATTGTCTTATTGTCAGAAACCTTTTCTGATCATTTTATGTGCCGAATCAACTTGGCAAAGAAGTTTCTCAGGTCTTCAACGAGAAAATGGACAAGATAATATAGAAGAAGAGAACTTTTCCTTGTGAAGTCCTCCTAAAATCAGTTTTTtcataaatagttttttttttttttttttttttaaaaaaaagaaagatatattcttttaaatttttaagacttttaaaaagtcattaaaaaacatttcttgGTTATAGCAAATGTGTTTGTATTCTTTAAATCAGGATGAACTGTATTTATACGCTTAGAAGTACATAAGTATAGAGACATTTTATGTCTGGTAAATACCAGACATTTTAAGACACATTCATAACAGGCCTCTGTTCATCGTCACTACGAAACAAAAAGCAAATCTAATACAAAAACCCTAGAAAGAAACGTtgtagttttattctttttttaaaagcaatttaATACTAAACTAAACACTAAATATGTTAGTAGTATTTTACCATTTCTATTATAAAGAAATTAACAACGTAACTCACCAGTTTTCAGTCGTTCGAGTTTGCCAGATCGAAGTCGCATCAAGCATTCTTAGCGTTCGATAAAGATGAAGTTATATATAACTTTCTATAAAGTTCTATAAAGAAATTCATCTGTAATTTTAAATTCAGATATGAGTAGTATTGTTAGAAAGTGTATAATATTTACTAGGGATTATTAACGGCTTTCTAAAGAAAACTCGAAGAACAGATGTGGCCTCCTCCGCTCAGATCGCAGGGGAAGTGAAATAAGGGGTGAaggattcttttttctttttttgtgaaatcGTGCATGACACCGCCTTGCATCCGCTGTGTGGTGCATGACAAACCTGCAAGCCTTCATTTGTGTGCTTGTTCACTGTCTGCTCCAGTAGGGTTTTTGgcaaaaagacaaataaatgtgCTTATTGATTACTTTATATCTAAAATACATTACAAGTGAAGTAGCATAAAAGTAGCTTTAAAACATAGTTTTACAGTTTCATAGGATGTTTAGTTTTTTAAGCACGAACCAGCTCAGC
This genomic interval carries:
- the rhoh gene encoding rho-related GTP-binding protein RhoH; protein product: MMNGMTGTSVKCVLVGDCAVGKTALLVRFTSETFPDSYRPTVYENTGVDVFMDGVQISLGLWDTAGNDTFRQIRPMSYQQADVVLLCYSVANPSTLASIQQKWIAEVREYLPRVPVLVVGTQTDHREMGPYRDRCTTASEGKKVAHEIRAKGYLECSALINRGIQQVFECAVRTAVNQARKRTRRRLFDLNPCHIS